In Nyctibius grandis isolate bNycGra1 chromosome 6, bNycGra1.pri, whole genome shotgun sequence, a single genomic region encodes these proteins:
- the ASB5 gene encoding ankyrin repeat and SOCS box protein 5 isoform X4, whose protein sequence is MSRIYNCNWLEVPWGDGDLGSWADRSPLHEAASQGRLLSLKTLLSQGYNVDTLTIDQVTPLHEACLGDHVGCARILLEAGANVNATTIDGVTPLFNACSRGSAACAELLLEYGAKAQWESCLPSPTHEAASRGHSECLEVLISWGIDVDQDLPHLGTPLYVACVSQQIHCIRKLLYAGANVQKGKHLETPLHAAAQHSSTEIINLLLEFGADINAKNTDFERPVDLAAPSSLVERVLLLHEATPSSLCQLCRLRIRNYIGRARLHLVPQLQLPTILKNFLQYR, encoded by the exons GTTCTTGGGCAGATCGCTCACCTCTGCATGAGGCAGCCAGTCAAGGACGTCTTCTTTCTCTAAAGACTTTATTGTCACAG GGTTACAATGTAGACACACTAACAATTGACCAAGTAACTCCACTTCATGAAGCCTGCCTGGGAGATCATGTAGGATGTGCAAGAATCCTTCTTGAAGCAGGAGCAAAT GTAAATGCTACAACAATTGATGGAGTGACACCTTTATTTAATGCATGTTCAAGAGGCAGTGCAGCATGTGCTGAGCTCCTGTTAGAGTATGGTGCCAAAGCTCAGTGGGAGTCCTGTCTTCCGTCACCAACTCATGAAGCAGCCAGCAGAG GTCACAGCGAATGTCTGGAGGTACTGATATCCTGGGGTATAGATGTCGACCAAGATCTTCCTCATTTAGGAACACCTCTGTATGTAGCATGTGTTTCACAGCAGATCCATTGTATTCGAAAGCTTCTTTATGCAG GTGCCAAtgtgcagaaaggaaagcatttgGAAACTCCGCTTCATGCTGCTGCCCAGCATTCCAGTACAGAGATCATAAACTTACTCCTTGAATTTGGTGCAGACATAAATgccaaaaatacagattttgagAGGCCTGTTGATTTAGCTGCTCCAAGCAGTTTAGTGGAGAGAGTGCTGCTCCTCCATGAAG ccACACCATCTTCTCTTTGTCAGCTCTGCCGACTGCGTATCCGAAATTACATAGGAAGAGCTAGACTGCATCTTGTCCCACAACTCCAGTTGCCAACAATACTGAAGAATTTCTTACAGTATAGATAA